One stretch of Thermodesulfovibrionales bacterium DNA includes these proteins:
- the hpt gene encoding hypoxanthine phosphoribosyltransferase: MVTGKPLFSTDQIQQRVRELAESISKDYEGKDLLAVGILRGAFMFHSDLVRSIKIPLTIDFLVTESYAKAETTGEVKVYYDVREDITDKDVLLVEDIVDSGITLSRVRERMLSRKPRSLKTCVFLDKRERREIDVPLDYVGFTIPNEFVVGYGLDYDNRFRNLPYIAVFRKSV; encoded by the coding sequence ATGGTAACGGGGAAACCGCTCTTCTCGACAGATCAGATTCAGCAGAGGGTAAGAGAACTGGCAGAGAGTATTTCGAAAGACTATGAAGGAAAAGACCTCCTGGCGGTCGGAATCCTGAGAGGAGCCTTCATGTTCCATTCGGACCTCGTGAGGTCGATAAAGATCCCGCTCACCATCGATTTCCTTGTCACGGAAAGTTATGCGAAGGCGGAAACCACGGGAGAGGTGAAGGTGTACTACGACGTCCGTGAGGACATCACGGACAAGGATGTCCTCCTCGTAGAGGACATTGTTGATTCGGGTATCACCCTCAGTCGTGTGCGCGAGCGAATGCTGTCACGGAAACCGAGGAGCCTCAAGACATGCGTATTTCTCGACAAGCGGGAACGGAGAGAGATCGATGTGCCTCTCGATTATGTGGGCTTTACCATACCGAACGAGTTCGTTGTCGGTTATGGCCTCGATTATGACAACAGGTTCAGGAACCTTCCCTATATAGCGGTATTCAGAAAGTCAGTCTGA
- the queD gene encoding 6-carboxytetrahydropterin synthase QueD: MFELMVESTFAAAHQLRGYQGKCENFHGHNWKVQVHVSAERLNEIDIALDFHDLKRYTQEVTGSLDHTFLNEIFPFTEKNPSSENIAKWIYDTLKKKINGEFVHLTAVTVWESDTASATYYED, encoded by the coding sequence ATGTTCGAACTTATGGTTGAATCCACATTCGCTGCAGCCCACCAGTTAAGGGGGTACCAGGGAAAGTGTGAAAACTTTCATGGTCATAACTGGAAAGTGCAGGTGCATGTCTCGGCGGAGAGGCTCAATGAGATAGATATCGCGTTGGATTTTCACGATCTGAAACGGTATACCCAAGAAGTTACCGGTTCTCTCGACCACACGTTTCTCAACGAAATATTCCCCTTTACCGAAAAAAACCCGTCTTCAGAAAATATCGCAAAATGGATCTATGACACACTGAAAAAGAAGATCAACGGTGAATTCGTCCATCTTACGGCGGTGACCGTCTGGGAAT